In a single window of the Aminomonas paucivorans DSM 12260 genome:
- a CDS encoding MBL fold metallo-hydrolase, giving the protein MTTKTENELIRPLNWWNALPREGYRSLERISTNQSWYSVYRIDPQTLVISEDGQFDENVSYLVMGEKRAALIDTGDNLADLRELVRGLTSLPVFVLNTHRHLDHIGANYLFDEVWAFDHRVSREAAALGVPQPHVLEVIQPGSLCKEIPAPFYEKAYCIPPYRITHWVRDGETIDLGGRTLEAIHTPGHSPDHLCFYEGRTRYLWTGDIFYTGCVYTHLPWGDLDVFLRTYEKLLERYDEFGLLMPSHNDPCIDKSVLREMHALALQARRGEGTYEAGEGGMRKYRGSCFSLVIGEKQADR; this is encoded by the coding sequence ATGACGACCAAGACCGAAAACGAGCTGATCCGTCCCCTGAACTGGTGGAACGCCCTCCCCCGGGAGGGCTACCGCTCCCTGGAAAGGATCTCCACGAACCAGAGCTGGTACTCCGTCTACCGGATCGACCCCCAGACTCTGGTGATCTCCGAGGACGGGCAGTTCGACGAAAACGTCTCCTATCTGGTCATGGGGGAGAAGCGGGCGGCCCTGATCGACACGGGAGACAACCTGGCGGACCTGCGGGAGCTGGTCCGGGGGCTCACCTCCCTGCCCGTCTTCGTGCTCAACACCCACCGTCACCTGGACCACATCGGGGCGAACTACCTCTTCGACGAGGTCTGGGCCTTCGACCACCGGGTCTCCCGGGAGGCGGCGGCCCTCGGGGTCCCGCAGCCCCACGTGCTGGAGGTCATCCAGCCCGGGAGCCTCTGCAAGGAGATCCCCGCCCCGTTCTACGAAAAGGCCTACTGCATCCCCCCCTACCGCATCACCCACTGGGTCCGGGACGGGGAGACCATCGACCTGGGGGGCCGCACCCTGGAGGCGATCCACACCCCCGGGCACTCCCCGGACCACCTGTGCTTCTACGAAGGGCGCACCCGGTACCTGTGGACCGGGGACATCTTCTACACCGGGTGCGTGTACACCCACCTGCCCTGGGGGGACCTGGACGTGTTCCTCCGCACCTACGAGAAGCTGCTGGAGCGCTACGACGAGTTCGGCCTCCTCATGCCCAGCCACAACGACCCCTGCATCGACAAGAGCGTCCTGCGGGAGATGCACGCCCTGGCCCTCCAGGCGCGAAGGGGCGAGGGGACCTACGAGGCGGGAGAAGGCGGCATGAGGAAGTATCGGGGCAGCTGCTTCTCCCTGGTCATCGGGGAAAAGCAGGCGGACCGCTAG
- a CDS encoding dimethylarginine dimethylaminohydrolase family protein, with protein MVRDKSAVEVYDDDYGEKWFSDEASFQDDLVPVWGRRWSVSSEVGRLRACLVRRPGKEIECVKNPADWRWGDVMDPQKARDQHDAFTQVYRDHGVDVFYVEEQREDRPNAIFMRDNLLGTPEGAIVCRQATRFRRGEEAAVTRAVAKIGCPVVRTISGHGYFEGACAMWIDRRTIVLGTGVRANAEGVRQVEEVLRPMGVETVLPFQIPYGHAHLDGLMNPVDRRKLLIFPWQTPYDVIDPLKRMGFELIEAPDVDEVKHGSSINLVALAPGLVVMPAGNPKTQRALEKAGVEVIPVDVSELMKGYGSLHCMTAFLEREEI; from the coding sequence ATGGTTCGGGACAAGAGCGCGGTGGAGGTCTACGACGACGATTACGGCGAGAAGTGGTTCAGCGACGAGGCGTCCTTCCAGGACGACCTGGTGCCCGTCTGGGGCCGCCGCTGGAGCGTCTCCTCCGAGGTGGGGCGCCTTCGGGCGTGCCTGGTACGCCGTCCGGGCAAGGAGATCGAGTGCGTGAAGAACCCCGCGGACTGGCGCTGGGGAGACGTGATGGACCCCCAGAAGGCCCGGGATCAGCACGACGCCTTCACCCAGGTCTACCGGGACCACGGGGTGGACGTGTTCTACGTGGAGGAGCAGCGGGAGGACCGTCCCAACGCCATCTTCATGCGGGACAATCTCCTGGGCACCCCGGAGGGGGCCATCGTCTGCCGCCAGGCCACCCGGTTCCGCCGGGGGGAGGAGGCGGCGGTGACCCGGGCGGTGGCGAAGATCGGCTGCCCCGTGGTGCGCACCATCTCGGGACACGGCTACTTCGAGGGAGCCTGCGCCATGTGGATCGACCGGCGGACCATCGTCCTGGGGACGGGGGTACGGGCCAACGCCGAGGGAGTGCGGCAGGTGGAAGAGGTGCTCCGTCCCATGGGGGTGGAGACGGTCCTGCCCTTCCAGATCCCCTACGGCCACGCCCACCTGGACGGACTCATGAACCCCGTGGACCGGCGGAAGCTGCTCATCTTCCCCTGGCAGACCCCCTACGACGTCATCGACCCCCTGAAGCGGATGGGCTTCGAACTCATCGAGGCACCGGACGTGGACGAGGTGAAGCACGGCTCCTCCATCAACCTGGTAGCCCTGGCCCCGGGACTGGTGGTGATGCCCGCGGGCAACCCCAAGACCCAGCGGGCCCTGGAGAAGGCGGGGGTGGAGGTCATCCCCGTGGACGTTTCGGAGCTCATGAAGGGCTACGGTTCCCTGCACTGCATGACCGCCTTCCTGGAACGGGAAGAGATCTAG
- a CDS encoding dimethylarginine dimethylaminohydrolase family protein, with protein MSQLKNSSQYYHRVLQRIPPQALPAFQDEDMQRRVWGRRWGVFNDVGTLRTILLHRPGEEIRVMTPDKYDPEIEALIDDDEQWYFRSDQGPDLEKMQQEHDAFARLLGDNGVELVYMDGGPRDPNAMFVRDCGMVVDGGVIVSRMGPVGKEHGTGRRGEERYITAKLAGMGMPILRTIAGDGLMEGGSFCLLDEKHAALGMSFRGNDSGADQVEDVLRTLGMELIRVPLPGFAMHLDGGILMVDHRKALVNVERLPYWFLRTLKELDIEPIYGDYRDISFAINVLALRPGVIVMDRRGVWTREILERHGVKTLPVDWEECTKHGGGVHCSSLPLVRDRD; from the coding sequence GTGAGCCAGCTGAAGAACAGCTCCCAGTACTACCACCGGGTGCTCCAGCGCATCCCCCCCCAGGCCCTCCCGGCCTTTCAGGACGAGGACATGCAGCGGCGCGTCTGGGGCCGCCGCTGGGGGGTGTTCAACGACGTGGGCACCCTGCGGACCATCCTGCTCCACCGGCCGGGGGAGGAGATCCGGGTCATGACGCCGGACAAGTACGACCCGGAGATCGAGGCCCTCATCGACGACGACGAGCAGTGGTACTTCCGCTCCGACCAGGGGCCGGACCTGGAGAAGATGCAGCAGGAGCACGACGCCTTCGCCCGGCTCCTCGGAGACAACGGGGTGGAGCTGGTGTACATGGACGGGGGTCCCCGGGACCCCAACGCCATGTTCGTGCGGGACTGCGGCATGGTGGTGGACGGCGGGGTCATCGTCTCCCGCATGGGCCCCGTGGGGAAGGAGCACGGCACGGGCCGCCGGGGGGAGGAGCGCTACATCACCGCCAAACTGGCGGGGATGGGCATGCCCATCCTGCGGACCATCGCGGGAGACGGCCTCATGGAGGGGGGCAGCTTCTGCCTCCTGGACGAGAAGCACGCCGCCCTGGGCATGAGCTTCCGGGGCAACGACTCCGGGGCGGACCAGGTGGAGGACGTGCTCCGCACCCTGGGGATGGAACTGATCCGGGTCCCCCTGCCGGGGTTCGCCATGCACCTGGACGGGGGCATCCTCATGGTGGACCACCGCAAGGCCCTGGTGAACGTGGAGCGCCTCCCCTACTGGTTCCTCCGGACGCTGAAGGAGCTGGACATCGAACCCATCTACGGGGACTATCGGGACATCTCCTTCGCCATCAACGTCCTGGCCCTGCGCCCCGGGGTCATCGTCATGGACCGGCGGGGCGTGTGGACCCGGGAGATCCTGGAACGGCACGGGGTGAAGACCCTGCCGGTGGACTGGGAAGAATGCACGAAACACGGGGGCGGGGTACACTGTTCCTCCCTGCCCCTGGTGCGCGACAGGGATTAG